In Tachyglossus aculeatus isolate mTacAcu1 chromosome 10, mTacAcu1.pri, whole genome shotgun sequence, the following proteins share a genomic window:
- the NAPSA gene encoding napsin-A encodes MLRLQLLLLLLSVPFAGPALLRIPLRRGRSVYRTLDGLGVASREWTALETPAHAGPTSGSPQPHNEPVLEPLTNYLDAQYFGEIGLGTPPQRFSVVFDTGSSNLWVPSRHCSFFNLACWLHHRYDSSASSSFRPNGSHFAIRYGTGRLDGFLSQDTLTIGKLKGKAVPFGEAVHQPGLVFILAHFDGILGLGYPALAAGGAQPVFDALLEQGLLDAPIFSFYFNRDPSGEEGGELVLGGKDPDHYMGELHFLNVTRKAYWQIQMDEVAVGPQLTLCKGGCQAIVDTGTSLITGPKPEIRALQRAIGALPVFGGEYVVPCESLPSLPVVSFHLGGVWFNLTAEQYVLKITSLGTSVCLSGFLGLDIPPPAGPLWILGDVFLGPHYTVFDRQLDHVGLARAQARGPQGGR; translated from the exons ATGCTGCGACTCcagctcctgctgcttctgctttccgTCCCGTTTGCGGGGCCCGCGCTTCTCCG gatCCCGCTCCGCCGAGGACGCTCAGTATACCGCACCCTGGATGGCCTCGGTGTTGCGAGCCGGGAGTGGACAGCCCTGGAGACTCCGGCCCACGCTGGGCCCACTTCTGgtagcccccagccccacaacgagCCCGTCTTGGAGCCTCTCACCAACTACCTGGAT GCTCAATATTTCGGGGAGATTGGCCTGGGGACTCCCCCGCAACGTTTCTCCGTCGTGTTTGACACAGGATCCTCCAATCTGTGGGTCCCGTCTCGTCACTGCTCCTTTTTCAACCTGGCCTGCT ggctgCACCATCGCTACGACTCCTCAGCCTCTAGCTCCTTCCGTCCCAACGGCAGCCACTTTGCTATCCGCTATGGGACAGGCCGGCTGGATGGATTCCTCAGCCAGGACACGCTCACG ATAGGGAAGCTGAAGGGCAAGGCTGTGCCGTTCGGAGAAGCGGTTCACCAGCCCGGCCTGGTGTTCATCTTGGCGCACTTTGACgggatcctgggcctgggctacCCCGCGCTGGCCGCCGGCGGGGCCCAGCCCGTCTTCGATGCCCTCCTGGAGCAGGGGCTGCTTGATGCCCCCATCTTCTCTTTCTACTTTAACAG GGACCCATCAGGAGAGGAGGGCGGGGAACTGGTGCTGGGAGGCAAGGACCCTGACCACTACATGGGAGAGCTGCACTTCCTCAATGTGACGCGAAAGGCTTATTGGCAGATCCAGATGGATGA GGTGGCCGTGGGGCCACAACTGACCCTCTGTAAGGGTGGCTGCCAGGCCATCGTGGACACCGGGACATCCCTCATAACTGGCCCCAAGCCTGAGATCCGGGCCCTGCAGAGAGCGATTGGAGCCCTACCCGTGTtcgggggcgag TACGTGGTTCCCTGTGagagcctcccatctctccctgtggTGTCTTTCCATCTTGGTGGTGTTTGGTTCAACCTGACTGCTGAGCAGTATGTGCTGAAG ATCACTAGCCTGGGCACCAGTGTCTGTCTCTCGGGGTTCCTGGGCCTAGacatcccacccccagccgggCCCCTCTGGATCCTCGGGGACGTCTTCCTGGGGCCCCATTACACCGTCTTCGACCGCCAGCTGGACCATGTTGGGCTGGCCCGAGCCCAGGCCCGGGGCCCACAAGGAGGACGCTGA